From Saccharothrix espanaensis DSM 44229, the proteins below share one genomic window:
- a CDS encoding MFS transporter produces MTTGVERGAWSIPAFRRLWLANTADAWAVSLLPAAVTLALVHQGSGATVLGPVLAAKTVGFVLATVPGGVLADRWSRRKAILLACLVRVVAALALPLALTGPSWGSVLCVFLVGAGEGAFRPSYQAMVGDLVPERQRQSANALSTITFRLALVLAPGVATAAVIWVGPWAVFLLTAALWCLVALAARGLPEHEVSGVRADESFGQQFMAGVREARRHRWFVAGLVMLVFVLAVGEASQMVLLPVISRDRFGTDLVFAAALTGYSIGALAGGAVMTRWTPRSPGLVAVSGLALYAGIPLALALSSDAWPVVGAYVLAGVGMELFNVPWFSAVQREVPPELQARVSSLDFMVSYSMSPLGLALLPLVVEASGVQHALVGTAVVVLVACVGTLAVPGMTRFRTGAPSAAPVPEGSRSG; encoded by the coding sequence ATGACCACCGGTGTCGAGCGCGGGGCGTGGTCGATCCCGGCGTTCCGCCGGCTGTGGCTGGCCAACACCGCCGACGCCTGGGCGGTCTCGCTGCTGCCGGCGGCGGTGACCTTGGCGCTGGTGCACCAGGGTTCCGGCGCGACCGTGCTGGGGCCGGTGCTGGCGGCCAAGACCGTCGGGTTCGTGCTGGCGACCGTGCCCGGCGGCGTGCTGGCCGACCGGTGGTCCCGGCGCAAGGCGATCCTCCTGGCGTGCCTGGTGCGGGTCGTCGCCGCGCTGGCCCTGCCGTTGGCGTTGACCGGGCCGAGCTGGGGCAGTGTGCTGTGCGTGTTCCTGGTCGGCGCGGGGGAGGGGGCGTTCCGGCCCTCTTACCAAGCCATGGTGGGAGACCTGGTCCCGGAGCGGCAGCGGCAGTCGGCCAACGCGCTGTCCACGATCACGTTCCGGCTGGCGCTCGTGCTGGCACCGGGAGTGGCCACCGCGGCGGTGATCTGGGTCGGGCCGTGGGCGGTCTTCCTGCTCACGGCCGCGTTGTGGTGCCTCGTCGCGCTGGCCGCGCGGGGGTTGCCGGAGCACGAGGTGTCGGGGGTCCGTGCGGACGAGTCGTTCGGGCAGCAGTTCATGGCCGGCGTGCGCGAGGCCCGACGTCACCGCTGGTTCGTCGCGGGACTGGTGATGCTGGTCTTCGTGCTCGCGGTGGGGGAGGCGTCGCAGATGGTGCTGCTCCCGGTGATCAGCCGGGACCGGTTCGGCACCGACCTGGTGTTCGCGGCGGCGCTGACCGGGTACTCGATCGGGGCGCTGGCCGGCGGTGCGGTGATGACGCGGTGGACACCCCGGTCGCCCGGCCTGGTCGCGGTGTCCGGACTGGCCCTGTACGCGGGGATCCCGCTGGCGTTGGCGCTGTCGTCGGACGCCTGGCCGGTGGTCGGCGCGTACGTGCTGGCCGGGGTGGGGATGGAGTTGTTCAACGTCCCGTGGTTCAGCGCGGTCCAGCGCGAGGTCCCGCCGGAGCTGCAAGCCCGAGTGTCCTCTTTGGACTTCATGGTCTCGTACTCGATGAGCCCACTGGGCCTGGCGCTGCTGCCGCTGGTGGTGGAGGCGTCCGGCGTGCAGCACGCCCTGGTCGGCACGGCGGTGGTGGTGCTGGTCGCGTGCGTCGGCACGTTGGCCGTGCCGGGCATGACCCGCTTCCGCACCGGTGCGCCGTCCGCCGCACCTGTTCCGGAAGGCAGCCGCTCTGGGTGA
- a CDS encoding PIN-like domain-containing protein: MGADTTPPQGDIFEGFEQYRTPQTEDYQRALAEGLVVLDANVLLNLYRYNTGARDDLLSVMDRIGDHLWVPHQAMREFWRNRDSVLGALRDAAREATATLEKSSRSAENAISVWAKKSALPDKLRDDLRAELDRAFTTVRQAIDRQTDTDASAHTYDTDKDHVLTRLSELLARRIGAPLPSEEHEKALREAESRIRDQQPPGYLDHDKDPDLRVGDYLVWEQLLCEAAGRECDVLFVTSDTKDDWWERSRDELRGPRHELSVEFRERTGRRLFMVQPQDLLRHANSLDVEVDPKSADEVARVLTSWGRDVEDYLDYWTTVADPIRGPASLIRAVCGDGWTFVPGSLRARPPGCRVTDGRSTHYLFWGPLRDFQTLLWAAMDAIDPPLDMPIVVLLTPAGEAIDTDHNRRGMAIAERSGVRLRYMIVSPDPNQNFEEHED, translated from the coding sequence GTGGGAGCAGACACCACCCCGCCGCAAGGGGACATCTTCGAGGGCTTCGAGCAGTACCGGACGCCGCAGACAGAGGACTACCAGCGCGCGCTGGCCGAGGGCCTGGTCGTGCTGGACGCCAACGTCCTGCTCAACCTCTACCGGTACAACACCGGCGCCCGCGACGACCTGCTCTCGGTGATGGACCGCATCGGCGACCACCTGTGGGTCCCGCACCAGGCGATGCGCGAATTCTGGCGCAACCGCGACTCGGTCCTCGGAGCCTTGCGCGACGCCGCCCGGGAAGCCACCGCGACCCTGGAGAAGTCCTCCCGGTCCGCGGAGAACGCCATCTCGGTGTGGGCCAAGAAGTCGGCCCTGCCCGACAAGTTGCGCGACGACCTGCGAGCCGAGTTGGACCGCGCGTTCACAACCGTGCGCCAGGCCATCGACCGGCAGACCGACACCGACGCCTCCGCCCACACGTACGACACCGACAAGGACCACGTCCTCACCCGCCTGTCCGAACTCCTCGCCCGGCGCATCGGAGCGCCCCTACCGTCCGAGGAGCACGAAAAGGCGTTGCGCGAAGCCGAATCCCGCATCCGCGACCAGCAGCCGCCCGGCTACCTCGATCACGACAAGGACCCCGACCTCCGCGTAGGCGACTACCTGGTGTGGGAGCAACTGCTGTGCGAGGCCGCCGGCCGTGAGTGCGACGTTTTGTTCGTCACCAGCGACACGAAGGACGACTGGTGGGAACGCTCACGTGACGAGCTGCGCGGCCCGCGGCACGAACTGTCCGTGGAGTTCCGCGAACGCACGGGCCGACGGCTGTTCATGGTGCAACCACAGGACTTGCTCCGCCACGCGAACTCGTTGGACGTGGAGGTCGACCCGAAGTCCGCCGACGAGGTCGCACGGGTCCTGACGTCCTGGGGACGGGACGTCGAGGACTACCTGGACTACTGGACGACGGTAGCAGACCCGATCCGCGGACCTGCGTCACTCATCCGCGCGGTGTGCGGGGACGGATGGACGTTCGTGCCCGGCTCGCTCCGCGCCAGGCCGCCCGGTTGCCGCGTCACCGACGGCCGCTCGACCCACTACCTGTTCTGGGGACCACTACGCGACTTCCAGACTCTGTTGTGGGCCGCCATGGACGCCATCGACCCGCCGCTCGACATGCCGATCGTCGTCCTCCTGACGCCCGCCGGCGAGGCCATCGACACGGACCACAATCGCCGCGGCATGGCGATTGCCGAACGATCAGGTGTGCGGCTGCGCTACATGATCGTCTCGCCGGACCCGAACCAAAACTTCGAGGAGCACGAGGACTGA
- a CDS encoding Xaa-Pro dipeptidyl-peptidase encodes MRSGLVKLLTVALVLAGTAVPGTASAAGRVVSEPVYDFASAIRETVWVDTGRDGDADGRDDRVAADLVRPREAADRGIKVPVIMDASPYYSCCGRGGEKEVKTYDGAGRPVGFPLYYDNFFVPRGYAVVLVDLAGTNRSRGCVDVGGVSDVGSAKSVVDWLNGRATGYSSATGGTAVSAAWSTGNVGMIGKSYDGTIANGVAATGVAGLKTIVPIAAISSWYDYYRTDGAVGNSGSPAGLAQTVSARNQGQNCSAANQRLRQDFPANGDYSPAWLERDHVAAAKNVRASVFAVNGVNDLNVKTINFGQWWSALASTGVDRKLWLSQTGHVDPFDFRRAEWVAALHQWFDHYLLGLDNGVGNSPRVSVERQPDVWVDQTAWPAAGTRDVVLRPVAGPTAGVGTMTSGPAVTGSASITDTGRVGEATWAAQPTATSTSRVLYSTGVLAQDLHVSGTGTVTVTVTPSTPTARVSAVLVDYGRQTIRNYGGAGEGVKFGSAEDCWGASTTGDDACYRIAATDTANVGLHIFSRGWADLANHRSLSREEQLVPGRPYTMTFRLASTDKVVPKGHQLALIIGGTDAGFVSAPAQPPRLTVDLSKTFVTLPLDGTTPVAGVPGSLPAHPAQVVATEPARLDHG; translated from the coding sequence ATGCGCTCAGGTTTGGTGAAACTGTTAACGGTGGCCCTGGTCCTGGCCGGCACCGCGGTACCGGGGACCGCTTCGGCGGCGGGGCGGGTGGTCAGTGAGCCGGTGTACGACTTCGCTTCGGCCATCAGGGAAACGGTGTGGGTCGACACCGGGCGGGACGGGGACGCGGACGGGCGTGACGACCGGGTCGCGGCCGACCTGGTGCGGCCTCGGGAGGCCGCCGACCGCGGGATCAAGGTGCCGGTGATCATGGACGCCAGCCCGTACTACTCGTGCTGCGGTCGCGGTGGGGAGAAGGAGGTCAAGACCTACGACGGCGCCGGGCGGCCGGTCGGGTTCCCGCTCTACTACGACAACTTCTTCGTGCCGCGCGGGTACGCCGTCGTGCTGGTCGACCTCGCCGGCACCAACCGGTCGCGCGGGTGCGTCGACGTCGGCGGGGTGTCGGACGTCGGGTCGGCCAAGTCGGTGGTCGACTGGCTCAACGGGCGCGCCACCGGGTACTCCTCGGCCACCGGCGGCACGGCCGTGAGCGCGGCGTGGAGCACCGGGAACGTCGGCATGATCGGCAAGTCCTACGACGGCACCATCGCCAACGGCGTCGCCGCCACCGGGGTCGCCGGGCTGAAGACGATCGTGCCGATCGCGGCGATCTCCAGCTGGTACGACTACTACCGGACCGACGGCGCGGTGGGCAACTCCGGTTCGCCCGCCGGGCTCGCGCAGACCGTCTCGGCGCGCAACCAGGGGCAGAACTGCTCGGCCGCCAACCAGCGGCTGCGGCAGGACTTCCCGGCCAACGGCGACTACTCGCCCGCCTGGCTGGAACGCGACCACGTCGCCGCCGCCAAGAACGTGCGGGCCAGCGTGTTCGCCGTCAACGGGGTCAACGACCTCAACGTCAAGACGATCAACTTCGGGCAGTGGTGGAGCGCGCTGGCCTCGACCGGCGTGGACCGCAAGCTGTGGCTGTCGCAGACCGGGCACGTCGACCCGTTCGACTTCCGGCGCGCGGAGTGGGTGGCGGCCCTGCACCAGTGGTTCGACCACTACCTGCTGGGCCTGGACAACGGGGTCGGGAACTCGCCGCGGGTGAGCGTGGAGCGGCAGCCCGACGTCTGGGTGGACCAGACGGCGTGGCCGGCGGCGGGCACCCGGGACGTCGTGCTGCGGCCGGTCGCCGGGCCGACGGCCGGGGTCGGGACGATGACCTCGGGGCCGGCGGTGACGGGCAGCGCGTCGATCACCGACACCGGGCGGGTGGGTGAGGCGACGTGGGCCGCCCAGCCGACCGCGACCTCCACCTCGCGGGTGCTGTACTCGACCGGGGTGCTGGCGCAGGACCTGCACGTGTCCGGCACCGGCACGGTCACCGTGACCGTCACGCCGAGCACGCCCACCGCGCGGGTCTCGGCGGTGCTGGTGGACTACGGCCGGCAGACGATCCGCAACTACGGCGGGGCCGGCGAGGGCGTCAAGTTCGGGTCGGCGGAGGACTGCTGGGGTGCGAGCACCACCGGTGACGACGCCTGCTACCGGATCGCCGCCACCGACACCGCGAACGTCGGGCTGCACATCTTCAGCCGGGGCTGGGCGGACCTGGCCAACCACCGCTCGCTGAGCCGCGAGGAGCAGCTGGTCCCGGGACGCCCGTACACGATGACGTTCCGGTTGGCCAGCACCGACAAGGTCGTGCCGAAGGGGCACCAGCTCGCGCTGATCATCGGTGGGACGGACGCGGGGTTCGTGTCCGCTCCGGCGCAGCCGCCCAGGCTCACGGTGGACCTGTCGAAGACGTTCGTCACCCTCCCGCTGGACGGGACGACCCCGGTGGCCGGCGTGCCGGGGTCGCTGCCCGCGCACCCGGCGCAGGTCGTGGCGACCGAGCCGGCCCGGCTCGACCACGGCTGA
- a CDS encoding cytochrome P450, which translates to MGIGDRRRFRRDPYGYIEDLRRRSPSGVIPLPWGGWCVGDPDLARQVLRGAEFNDGASDFFGPLLPTRSAQVAVGHAVRDVLRAHAPQFRDRFAAGVADLSSASRWPTAGTRLVHRCLADLLLHPGTPAGTRRLLARAVTDGVVLRARRVWRRARAEVRRARLVTAVAAVVRDRREVLAGEPLDVLDAVVGTCPEETSDRAVAELFLVLFRSIIAPVGCSLAWAVLLVCLNHPAGPPWPWPVDAAVREALRHRPMAWMVGRTVPRPTEVGGLPFRPGDVLSVSPYLLHHDERHWTEPAAFRPERWAEPGGRGPYLPFGAGPFACAGASLARELTGLALAALGHDARLTVTGGDTRPVLADGAVPRPFVLHRAPARSADRTGRR; encoded by the coding sequence ATGGGGATCGGGGACAGGCGGCGGTTCCGGCGGGATCCGTACGGCTACATCGAGGACTTGCGCCGGCGCAGCCCGTCCGGGGTGATCCCGCTGCCGTGGGGCGGCTGGTGCGTCGGCGACCCGGACCTGGCCCGGCAGGTGCTGCGCGGGGCGGAGTTCAACGACGGGGCGTCCGACTTCTTCGGGCCGCTGCTGCCCACCCGGTCGGCCCAGGTCGCGGTCGGGCACGCGGTGCGCGACGTGCTGCGGGCCCACGCGCCGCAGTTCCGGGACCGGTTCGCCGCAGGCGTCGCCGACCTGTCCTCGGCCAGCCGCTGGCCCACGGCCGGGACCCGGCTGGTGCACCGGTGCCTGGCCGACCTCCTGCTGCACCCCGGGACGCCGGCCGGCACCCGGCGGCTGCTGGCGCGGGCCGTCACCGACGGGGTCGTGCTGCGAGCGCGACGGGTGTGGCGGCGGGCGCGGGCGGAGGTGCGGCGGGCCCGGCTGGTCACCGCCGTGGCCGCCGTGGTGCGCGACCGCCGGGAAGTCCTTGCCGGCGAGCCGCTCGACGTGCTGGACGCAGTGGTCGGTACGTGCCCCGAGGAGACGTCCGACCGCGCGGTGGCCGAGCTGTTCCTGGTGCTGTTCCGGTCGATCATCGCCCCCGTCGGCTGCTCGCTGGCGTGGGCGGTGCTGCTGGTCTGCCTGAACCACCCGGCGGGCCCGCCGTGGCCGTGGCCCGTCGACGCGGCCGTGCGGGAGGCGCTGCGGCACCGACCGATGGCCTGGATGGTCGGCCGCACGGTCCCCCGTCCCACCGAGGTCGGCGGCCTGCCCTTCCGGCCCGGCGACGTCCTGTCGGTCAGCCCCTACCTGCTGCACCACGACGAACGCCACTGGACCGAACCGGCCGCGTTCCGGCCCGAGCGCTGGGCCGAACCCGGCGGGCGCGGGCCGTACCTGCCCTTCGGCGCGGGCCCGTTCGCGTGCGCCGGGGCGTCCCTGGCCCGCGAGCTGACCGGCCTGGCCCTGGCCGCCCTCGGCCACGACGCCCGGCTGACCGTCACCGGCGGCGACACGCGCCCCGTCCTGGCCGACGGCGCGGTCCCCCGGCCCTTCGTCCTGCACCGGGCCCCCGCCCGGAGCGCCGACCGCACCGGGAGGAGGTGA
- a CDS encoding amidohydrolase family protein yields the protein MVLLLRGGRVVDPGTGLDGVADVLVRGSEVAAVGADLPVPDGAAVVDVTGLVVGPGFVDLHSHVHSVAGQRLQGMDGVTTALDLESGLHPVERAYADAAAQGRPLNYGFSASWGAARAKAQLGFEENADPWAGMKLLDDPRWQRSSTPAELVAWLRDLEHELSTGALGVGVPLGYAPETDPAEFLTLAALAARADAPIFTHVRELVETDPSTRYDGSAELVRAAVETGAAMHHCHVNSTSLRHIDRVLDLLATTQAAGSRVTVECYPYGAGSTGIGAYFLAPERLAGLGVGPTSITMVESGERVADLGRLRQLRELDPAAGCIIAFLDEDDPADAALLRRSMVFPDSMVASDALPIQWPDGSWDTYEWPLPPGGRTHPRTAGTYAKTLRQMVRESGTWTWLEAFRRCSWLPARTLDPVAPAAARKGHLGVGADADIVVLDPERITDTATYQDSTRPSAGVHHLLVAGTFVVRDQRMLDALPGRPLRG from the coding sequence ATGGTGCTGCTGCTGCGTGGCGGACGGGTGGTCGATCCCGGAACCGGGCTGGACGGGGTCGCGGACGTGCTGGTGCGGGGAAGCGAGGTCGCCGCCGTCGGCGCCGACCTGCCCGTTCCGGACGGCGCGGCGGTGGTGGACGTGACCGGCCTGGTCGTCGGCCCGGGGTTCGTGGACCTGCACAGCCACGTGCACAGCGTCGCCGGGCAGCGCCTCCAGGGCATGGACGGCGTCACCACCGCCCTGGACCTGGAGTCCGGGCTGCACCCCGTGGAGCGCGCGTACGCCGACGCCGCCGCCCAGGGCCGCCCGCTCAACTACGGGTTCTCCGCGTCGTGGGGCGCGGCGCGCGCCAAGGCCCAGTTGGGTTTCGAGGAGAACGCCGACCCGTGGGCCGGGATGAAGCTGCTGGACGACCCGCGCTGGCAGCGCTCGTCCACACCCGCCGAGCTGGTGGCCTGGCTGCGCGACCTGGAGCACGAGCTGTCGACCGGCGCGCTCGGCGTGGGCGTGCCGCTCGGGTACGCGCCGGAGACCGACCCGGCCGAGTTCCTGACCCTCGCGGCGCTGGCCGCCCGCGCGGACGCCCCGATCTTCACCCACGTCCGCGAGCTGGTCGAGACCGACCCGAGCACCCGGTACGACGGCTCCGCGGAACTCGTCCGGGCCGCCGTCGAGACCGGCGCGGCGATGCACCACTGCCACGTCAACAGCACGTCGCTGCGGCACATCGACCGGGTGCTGGACCTGCTCGCCACGACCCAGGCCGCCGGGTCGCGGGTCACCGTCGAGTGCTACCCGTACGGGGCGGGCAGCACCGGCATCGGCGCGTACTTCCTCGCGCCCGAACGCCTGGCGGGCCTGGGCGTCGGGCCGACGTCGATCACCATGGTGGAGTCCGGCGAGCGGGTCGCCGACCTCGGCCGGCTGCGGCAGCTGCGGGAGCTCGACCCGGCCGCCGGGTGCATCATCGCGTTCCTGGACGAGGACGACCCGGCGGACGCGGCCCTGCTGCGCAGGTCGATGGTGTTCCCGGACTCGATGGTGGCCAGCGACGCGCTGCCGATCCAGTGGCCGGACGGGAGCTGGGACACCTACGAGTGGCCGCTGCCGCCCGGTGGCCGCACCCACCCGCGCACGGCGGGCACCTACGCCAAGACGCTGCGCCAGATGGTCCGCGAGAGCGGCACGTGGACCTGGCTGGAGGCGTTCCGGCGCTGCTCGTGGCTGCCCGCCCGGACCCTCGACCCGGTCGCGCCGGCCGCGGCGCGCAAGGGGCACCTGGGGGTGGGGGCGGACGCCGACATCGTCGTCCTGGACCCGGAGCGGATCACCGACACCGCCACCTACCAGGACTCCACCCGACCCTCGGCGGGCGTGCACCACCTGCTGGTGGCGGGCACGTTCGTGGTCCGCGACCAGCGGATGCTCGACGCCCTGCCGGGCCGCCCGCTGCGCGGCTGA
- a CDS encoding serine hydrolase domain-containing protein translates to MGTMTLAEDLLVGAGWQQRLDGLRERHGVPGCQVGLMTADGDLRVLASGLAGVGTGVPVTPETLFHYGSAGKVWTATLVLQLVDDGLLDLDTPVVDVLPGFTLATPGYAERITVRHLLTHTSGIDGDLFTDTGPGDDCLDRYVASLAGATSVTEPGGPLSYCNSGFVVAGRIVEVLRGQTWDEAVAERIARPLGLTHVLTLPHDAPLFRTAVGHLVDGDRVRQVPHWQSPRSVGPAGSVTGTAGDLLRFAVAHLRDGEGVDGGRVLSPGSARLMRDKHVDLSHLLSTYDGWGLGWMLSDWHGVRVVHHGGNTDGQIAQLRTFPELGLALCVLTNSEHGSALTDAVEAELGPELGLTPGLPVPDPDAADADVTAVLGRYESTLMVFELEGGPGSLAARFSVKGQERGAPIPVTPLGGDRFEVEFNGARREFARLVHDGREFVHLVRLIERAR, encoded by the coding sequence ATGGGGACGATGACGTTGGCCGAGGACCTGCTGGTCGGTGCCGGGTGGCAGCAGCGGCTGGACGGGCTGCGCGAGCGGCACGGCGTGCCGGGCTGCCAGGTGGGGCTGATGACCGCCGACGGCGACCTGCGGGTGCTGGCCTCCGGCCTGGCGGGCGTGGGCACCGGTGTGCCGGTCACGCCGGAAACGCTGTTCCACTACGGTTCCGCCGGCAAGGTCTGGACGGCGACGCTGGTCCTCCAGCTCGTGGACGACGGCCTGCTGGACCTGGACACGCCCGTGGTGGACGTGCTGCCGGGCTTCACCCTGGCCACCCCCGGCTACGCCGAGCGGATCACCGTCCGCCACCTGCTCACCCACACCAGCGGCATCGACGGCGACCTGTTCACCGACACCGGCCCCGGCGACGACTGCCTGGACCGCTACGTCGCCTCGCTGGCCGGCGCCACCTCGGTCACCGAGCCCGGCGGCCCGCTGAGCTACTGCAACTCCGGGTTCGTGGTCGCGGGTCGGATCGTCGAGGTGCTGCGCGGCCAGACCTGGGACGAGGCCGTGGCCGAGCGGATCGCCCGGCCGCTGGGCCTGACCCACGTGCTGACCCTGCCGCACGACGCCCCGCTGTTCCGCACCGCCGTGGGGCACCTGGTCGACGGTGACCGGGTGCGGCAGGTGCCGCACTGGCAGTCGCCGAGGTCGGTCGGCCCGGCCGGGTCGGTCACCGGGACGGCCGGCGACCTGCTGCGGTTCGCCGTCGCCCACCTGCGCGACGGCGAGGGCGTCGACGGCGGCCGGGTCCTGTCGCCCGGGTCGGCCCGGCTGATGCGGGACAAGCACGTCGACCTGTCGCACCTGCTGTCGACCTACGACGGCTGGGGCCTGGGCTGGATGCTGTCGGACTGGCACGGCGTGCGGGTGGTCCACCACGGCGGCAACACCGACGGGCAGATCGCGCAGCTGCGGACGTTCCCGGAGCTGGGGCTCGCGCTGTGCGTGCTCACCAACTCCGAGCACGGGTCGGCGCTGACCGACGCCGTGGAGGCAGAGCTGGGGCCGGAACTGGGGCTCACGCCCGGTCTCCCGGTGCCGGACCCCGACGCGGCGGACGCGGACGTCACGGCCGTGCTCGGCCGGTACGAGTCCACGCTGATGGTCTTCGAGCTGGAGGGCGGCCCGGGGTCGCTCGCCGCGCGGTTCTCGGTGAAGGGCCAGGAGCGCGGCGCGCCGATCCCGGTGACACCGCTGGGCGGTGACCGGTTCGAGGTCGAGTTCAACGGCGCGCGGCGCGAGTTCGCCCGGCTGGTGCACGACGGCCGCGAGTTCGTCCACCTGGTCCGGTTGATCGAACGCGCGCGCTGA